The Candidatus Obscuribacter sp. genomic interval AGAATCCGTATGACCTGGCTTTTTTAAATGAGCATCCCTGGCGGGTCGTCGGCAATCCACCGTTTTACTATTGGCTTGCTAGCTGGTTTTTTAAGGTTACTGGGCCGGTTCTATTGCCTTTGCGTTTGATAAGTACTTTTTCTTTTGTCATTTTGTTGATGGTTAGTTATCGCATTTTTGCCTTAAGTGGTGCTTCAAAAGTGGCACGGGTGATTGGTCTCATTACACTTTCGGCATTTTGGTCTATTTGGGCATTTGCCAGCCGCGGTACGCCCGATATGCTCTCTTTGATGTTTGTTGCTTTGACCATCGAGCAGTATATGGTGCTTGCTCGTAAGCCCAAAGACGATAATATTTTTCGCTTCCCGCGCCTGGTCGTTATTGCCACACTGGCAGTGCTTGCCACATTGACAAAACAGACTGGGGCGGCTGTGGTGCCAGCGATTGCCTTTGCATTGATTGTAGGCAGACAGTGGCGATTGTCTCTGGTCTTTATGGGACTCTATAGCGTGCTTATCTCTGGCGTGCTTTTGTTTGTCAACAATCTTACCCATGGTGGACTGGCTGCTCATCTAGCTTTTGCTATGTCCAGTCCGCTCAGTTTGTCGACTTTGAGGGAGCATCTTACCTGGCTTGGCTCTGACTGGTTATTGATAGCTGCTTCGCCAGTATGTGCGGTTAATTTGATAGTGGGTTATTTTGAGCGCCGCGAAGAAAGGGAAGGGCCTTATCGCCACTATCTCTCAGCACTCGTGGTGATGACTGTGCTCTTTTGGGTGTCTGCTTTTGCTAGTCTAATCATCCTGGGGACGTTAGCCTCCAGTGTTACTGATGTCTATCCAGTCTTTTTTGCGGTGGCATGGCTGGTGGCAATGGCTGTGGACTATCTTGAGCGCCGCTATATACCAGTGCTCTTTGTTGCTTTTGGTGCTGGGCTGTATGTCATGCACAGTCTCTATCAGACTGAGGCCTTGCAAGTCGCCTCAATGCTCAAAGCCGAGGAGCTTATTGCTGCCACCAGCTTTGATAAAAAGCTGATGCTATCGGAAGAGTGTAGTTTACCAATGCAGCTCGATGTCACTCCTGAGTTTGTTGATATCAATACACTGATGTCTGGCTGGTCTAAACACCCGGAAGTATTGGAATCGCATTTGACTGAAATCAAAAATCGTATCCGCAATAAGGAGTACGGCTCGATTGTCATTAACAGTCTTGATGGTGTTTTGCATAAGCCTTATAAATACTGGGACGACTCAGTAATTATGCTCATTAAAAAGAACTATCGCCCCCAGGTGGAAGTAGCTGTGGACGGTCGTATACAGGACTTTTATTTGCCGCGGAAATAGCATTCAAAATAATTTGAGTTTGGTGCTGTCTAAGTCAAGCGCTTTGTTGGCTTAATGAGAGGCTTTTGGTAAGCATCATGCTCAAAAAAGAGTCCATCAAAAAGACATTGCAAGGATAAAAAATCAAATATACTTGCCAGCTCTATCAGTGGAGGCCTCATGGCAGGAATACTTGACTCAAAGGGCATTCTCTCTCGCGTGCCGTATCAAGGGATACCAACGTTTTGGCGAGCTGAGTATACCCAAAATCTTGATGACGTTGATTTTGCCGTATACGGTGTGCCTAATGATATAGAGATAGTCAATCGTCCTGGTACACGCTATGGTCCACGAGCCATCCGTGAACAGTCTCTGTATGTCGGTTTGCCTGGTGTGCACTGGCCTAATGACTATGATCTGATGCAAGAATACAAAGTAATCGACTACGGCGATATCCCATTTTATCCGGGACAAGTCGAGCAGATGCTCGCTAACACCGAAGAAGCAGTCGGTCTGATGTCAGCGGCTGGTGTTGGCACTCTTGGTCTTGGCGGTGATCATCTGGTGGCATATCCTGCCATAAAAGCGCACGCAAAACATCACGGTAAGCTCTCTCTCATTCATTTTGATGCTCACACTGACACCTTTGAGGCATCACACCTCAACCACGGCAGCATGTTTTGGTTTGGTGTAAAAGAAGGTTTGATCGATCCTGAGACCAGTGTGCAAATAGGCATCCGCACAGTTATACCTCCCGGCGGTGATCGCTTCGAGATCCTTACTTCTCATCAGTGCATTGAAATGGGCTCTAAGGCTATTGTAGAGAAAGTGCGTCAGGTGGTAGGGGATCGTAAGTGCTATATCTCAATTGATGTAGATGGCATGGACCCAGCTCATGCGCCCGGTACTGGTACGCCTGTACCCGGTGGTATCACGTCTGCCATGCAAAGAGAAATTCTCTGGGGCATACATGGACTCAACGTGGTCGGTGGCGATGTGGTAGAGGTCTCGCCACCTTACGACCCTTCGCACATTACAGCTATCCTTGGCGCCACGGTAGGTATGGACATTGTCTATGCTATGGCGGCAGCACCGTTTCGCGGACTCAAGCGTAAATCCGCCAGTGTCGCCAGTAGTGCATGATAGTTGGGATTATAAATACTATAGCCAGTAACCCAAAACTTTATTGGTCAGTTAGTTGTCCGAGTATGTCAGCGTGCAATCGCCAAAGCCCATCTGACGGCAGACTTTTTCTGCTTCTTCTTTGATTTTGTCTTTGGCAGCCTTTTCAGCCAGGCTTTTCAGTGTGCCCTGCTCGAGCCTTTCATGCAGCGACTTGAGTTCTTCTGGACTGAGGTCTTTGGATGTCCGGGGGCTGTCTTTTGTTCTATCGAAATTTTGTGTATCGCTTGGATTTTGGGATGACTGCTTCTCTGGCTTAGCTTGCACTTGATCTTTGTCGTGCCAGACTCCATCAGGCGTCTGGTAGCCGTCTCTAGGTGGCAGCCGATGTTTGTACCCTTCTGGTACCTTG includes:
- a CDS encoding glycosyltransferase family 39 protein; this translates as MATSKRTSRRFDHLLVWPLCLVTLVGLVYLYFQNISIGTVAPFSLGEEGAALFAADYLSSGKNPYDLAFLNEHPWRVVGNPPFYYWLASWFFKVTGPVLLPLRLISTFSFVILLMVSYRIFALSGASKVARVIGLITLSAFWSIWAFASRGTPDMLSLMFVALTIEQYMVLARKPKDDNIFRFPRLVVIATLAVLATLTKQTGAAVVPAIAFALIVGRQWRLSLVFMGLYSVLISGVLLFVNNLTHGGLAAHLAFAMSSPLSLSTLREHLTWLGSDWLLIAASPVCAVNLIVGYFERREEREGPYRHYLSALVVMTVLFWVSAFASLIILGTLASSVTDVYPVFFAVAWLVAMAVDYLERRYIPVLFVAFGAGLYVMHSLYQTEALQVASMLKAEELIAATSFDKKLMLSEECSLPMQLDVTPEFVDINTLMSGWSKHPEVLESHLTEIKNRIRNKEYGSIVINSLDGVLHKPYKYWDDSVIMLIKKNYRPQVEVAVDGRIQDFYLPRK
- the speB gene encoding agmatinase produces the protein MAGILDSKGILSRVPYQGIPTFWRAEYTQNLDDVDFAVYGVPNDIEIVNRPGTRYGPRAIREQSLYVGLPGVHWPNDYDLMQEYKVIDYGDIPFYPGQVEQMLANTEEAVGLMSAAGVGTLGLGGDHLVAYPAIKAHAKHHGKLSLIHFDAHTDTFEASHLNHGSMFWFGVKEGLIDPETSVQIGIRTVIPPGGDRFEILTSHQCIEMGSKAIVEKVRQVVGDRKCYISIDVDGMDPAHAPGTGTPVPGGITSAMQREILWGIHGLNVVGGDVVEVSPPYDPSHITAILGATVGMDIVYAMAAAPFRGLKRKSASVASSA